The region GCAACTGCTTCAGGGATATGTACATGATATGGGTGCGGCAATGATGGATGGTGTTAGTGGTAATGCAGGCTTATTTGGTAATTCTAACGATATTGCTAAAATGATGCAAATGTATTTACAAGATGGTTATTATGGCGGTAAACGTTATTACGAGTCGAAAACACTACATAAATTTAACCATAGATATTTTGAGACAGATAGTGTACGGCGTGGTTTAGGTTTTGATAAGCCACAATTAAATCCTAAAGTTCAGGCAAGTAGTAAATATGCTTCAAAAAACAGTTTTGGTCATTCGGGTTTTACAGGAACATACACTTGGGCAGATCCGGATACAGGGATATTATATGTGTTTCTGTCTAACAGAGTTTATCCAACGATGGCAAATAATAAAATTGCAGACCAAAATATTAGAACACGTATTCATGATATAATTTATGAAGCTATTGTGGAATAATTAGTGTTGTTATGCAGGTAATAGGTTAAAACTATTTATTATAATAAGTTAACGCCGGCAGATATATAAGCATTGAGTTGCGTGTTTTTAATGTCTAGTTCTGTAACAACCGTATCAATATCTTTTAAATTGCATACATCATACCCTTGTCTTAAATTTAATTTGTTAGATGTTGTAAGGTACACAATGTGGTCTGCAGCTTTTATCATTGCTTTTTTTATTAGCGAGACTTCGTAACCTTCATCTGTAACTCCTGTTTGTAAATCTAAACCACTTACTCCCATAAAGCAAAGATGAGCCCTAATGTTAGATAAGAATTGAATAACATCTATACCTATGGTAACCATGGAATTTTTGTGAATTTTTCCGCCAATAAAAATGGTTTCTACTAAAGGGTGTTCTGTCAGTTGCATAGCAATAGGAAGGCTGTAAGTGTAAACTGTAAGTTTTAAATGTTTAGGAAGTAGTTTGGCAAGCATTAAATTTGTTGTGCCACCACTAATAATAATAACCATATTGTTATGTATAAGTGTGCTGGCTTTTTGAGCAATTGTAATTTTATTTTCTCTGTTGTAAATTACATCTTCATTATAATGATAGAGTTTTTGAACATTTGACATGGCTCCGCCGTGAACTTTTGTTATTAGCCCTTTTTCATGAAGTTCTTTTATATCTCGTCTTATAGTGTCTTCAGAAACATCAAGCGTTTCAGATAAAAAACGAGAACTTACTTTTCGGTTTATGCTTATTTGATCGATTAGTTTTCGATGCCTCTCTTTTTTCTTCATGAATTTTTTTTCAAAAATAATATTAATAAAATTCTCTTGCGAATTTATAGTTTAATATATGCAATTTTTTGCAATTTTAAAACACAAAACAGGCATTTTGTTTTTAGAATTGAATATATTTGAAAGGATGTGCTAATTTTAATAAGCTTTTATAAGATATGAATACTTCAAATAGACTTGTAGCATTAGATGTGTTAAGGGGCATAACTATTTCATTTATGATTCTAGTTAACACTCCAGGGAGTTGGAGTTATGTGTATTCACCACTAAGGCATGCGGACTGGCATGGGTGTACACCAACAGATTTAGTTTTTCCTTTCTTTCTATTTATTGTAGGGGTGTCTGTTTGGTTTTCTTTTTCTAAATATAACTCAAAGGTATCTAAAGGTTTGGTTTTAAAAGTGATAAGAAGAGCCGTTATAATTTTCTTATTAGGTTTATTTCTTAATTTATTTCCGTTTTTCGATGTCGAGAACGTAAGAATTTATGGTGTGTTACAGCGTATTGCAATTGCCTATGGTGTTGCAGCAATATTGTGTTTAGCTTTTAGCAAACAGACATTAATTTATGTGTTATGCGGTATTTTGCTTGGTTATTGGGGGTTATTGTATTTTGGAGCAGAAACCAATCCTTATACGTTGCAGGATAATGTAGTAAGAGCGTTTGATTTGTTTTTAGTTGGAGAGAATCATATCTATAAAGGCTTTGGGATTCCGTTTGATCCAGAAGGATTGTTGTCTGCTATACCTGCTATAGGCACGGTAATACTTGGGTATTTAATTGGCGGGGTTGTTAGTGAACATGAATCTTTACTGTTTAAAATAAGAAAACTATGTTTATTAGGATTTGTGCTTGTATTAATGGGAGTTGCTTGGAATTTTGTTTTTCCTATTAACAAAGCATTATGGACTAGCTCTTATGTGCTTTATACAGCGGGTTTGGCCATATTATTATTAGCTGCTCTCTTGCTAATTATAGATTATAAAGGTTACGGTAAATGGTTTAAACCGTTTGTGCATTTTGGGACCAATCCTTTATTTATTTTTGTGTTTTCGGGTTTATATGTAAAAACTATAAGTTATTTAATTCAGGTTCCTGCTGGAGCACATGGTGAAAAAATTTCTGGGTATAAATATTTATATGAACATATTTTTGCAGATTTTGCTGGAAACATGAACGGTTCCTTACTCTTTGCTTTAGTACACATCATATTATTTTGGTTTATCTGCTTTGTACTTTATAAGAATAAAATATTCGTAAAAATATAGCTGTTTAAGTGTTTTATTAATGTATTTGTGCTTTTTTTCAGGTTTAAGTGTTAAAACTTGCAGTTTTTTAATGTAAAACTGCAATTTTATTGCATAATTTTTCTACATTTAGTGCAATAACTTAAATAATAGCTAATATGAAAAATTATTGTATTCAATTGATCACTATTGTGGTGTTGTTTTTTGCGCAGAGTGCGTTTGCGCAATTAGTAACGGTATCTGGTAATGTTGCAGAGAAGGGGGCAGATATGCCTTTGGCCGGGGTTAGTGTTGTAATTGAGGGAACATCTAAGGGGGCTATAACCGATTTTGATGGAAATTTCTCAATTCAAGCAGATGCTACAGCAGGCAAAACACTTAAATTTAGTTTTATGGGGTTTAAATCTGTTTCTATTCAATTAACAGGTGGAGATCAAACTATAAATCTTGCTATGGAAGAAGATGCCACAAGTTTAGATGAGGTTGTAGTTACTGCCTTAGGGATTAAACGTGAAAAAAAATCTTTAGGGTACTCTATAACTAAAGTTGGAGGTGATGATATTGCAGAAGTTAAAACTGTAAGTGCAGTAAATTCTTTACAAGGAAAAGTTGCAGGGGTAAATATTTCTACTGGTAGTGGAGGGGCTTCGTCTTCTAGTAGAGTGGTTATTCGTGGGGCAAGTTCTTTAACAGGAGATAACCAGCCTTTATATGTTGTAGATGGAATACCTATTATTAATAATACAAGTAGTTCTGTGGTTGGTCCAACAAATGATGGAACCGGAGATGGAGGAGACGATATATCGTCTATAAATCCAGACGATATTGAATCTGTATCTGTGTTAAAAGGGAGTTCTGCGGCAGCTTTATATGGCTCTTTAGCCTCTAATGGTGTTATTATGATTACAACTAAATCCGGTAAAGGACAAACTGGCTTAGGGGTAGAATATTCAAGCTCTTTTACTTTTGATAGAATAAATACAGGCTTGCAAGATATGCAAACGAAATATGGACAAGGTGTAAATAATTTAAAGCCTGGTTATGAATACGATGATAATGGAAATGCAATAGAGATGAGTGAAGAAGATGCTATTAACGATTCTTATGCCTACACATTACAATCTTGGGGAGCATTAATGGATGGTTCGTTAGTGTATAATTGGGATGGTGAAAAAAGACCATATTCTTATCAAGGAAGTAATTTAGATAAATTTTACGATACTGGTACAACGGCAGTAAACACATTAGCATTAACCAAAGGTGGAGATGGATATAATTACCGCTTTTCTATGACTAATTTAGATAATAAAGATATTTTTCCAGGTACGACTTTAAATAGAAAATCATTTTCTTTAAATGCTTCTGCTAAAATCAATCCTAAATTAACGTCAACAATCAATGCAAAATATATGATTGAGAAGACTCACAATCGTATTAATTTAGGAGATACACCTGGTAATGCCAATACTGTTGCTTATGTTTTACCAGGAAGTTTGGATATTAATGATCTTAAACCTGGATCTAATGAAGATGGTACAGAACTTTCATTTCAACCAAGTGAATTTATTACAAATCCATATTGGGTAGTTAACAATTTTAATAATGATGATCAGAAAAATAGATTTACAGGTTCTACAGTGTTGCAATACGATGTAACAGATTGGTTGTATATATTAGGAAGAGCAGGTATAGATACTTATGATTTGTCTAGAACAAATGTTACGCCATTTGGAACAGCGTATCAACCTGCAGGACAGATGACGCAAAGTAAGTCTACGTATACATCTGTAAATTCAGATCTTATGGTTGGAATTGAAAGACCAATTACAAGTAAAATATCTTCTAACTCTATTTTTGGTGCAAATTCAAGAACAAATACTTTTGAGCAATTATCTGCAACAGGATATAATTTTATTGTTGAAGGTTTAGAAGATTTAAATAATACTACTTTACCTGTTCCAACAAACAGTTATTATAAAACAAAAACAAATTCTCTTTATGGTTCTGTAGAGTTAGATTACGAAAAGTTTTTATACCTAACATTTACAGGAAGAAACGACTGGTTTTCAACCTTATCTTATCCAGGGAAAGATACACCTAATAACGATTTTTATTGGTCTTTAAGTAGTAGTTTGTTGTTAAGCGATTTGTTAACATTACCAGATGCATTTAATTATACTAAAGTTAGAGCAAGTTATGCACAAGTAGCTGGTGGTGCAAGTGATGCGTATTCACTTAATTTAGATTACGCCATATCTGGTTCTTTTCAAGGGCAATCTTACGGTGCGATAAACAGTACCTCTATACCTAATCCAGATTTAACCCCATTTCAAAAAACAGAATATGAATTTGGATTAGAGTCTAATTTCTTTAATAACCGCTTAGGAATCGATTTTGCATATTATAGTAATAAAACCACAAATGATATTGTTACAGCATCTGCTTCAGAAGCTTCAGGATATTCATCTGCAATATTAAATATTGGTGAGTTATCTAATAAAGGTGTAGAATTTTTAATTCGAGGAACACCAGTACAAACAGAACATTTCTCTTGGAATACATCTTTTAACATGGGGTATAATGATAGTGAAATTGTACATACAGACGATGAAAATACCTCTATTAACGTAGACGGAAGTGAGTCGCGTTCTGGAACAGCAATTATTGCACATATAGTTGGCGAAAATTATGGTGTAATATATGGGTCTTCTTATGAGAGAGATAATGATGGTAATATTGTTTACGATAATACGGGTAGTATTCCTAAACCTGTACAGGGTGAAAACAAAATATTAGGTCAAGGTGTAGCACCATATACATTAGGATTTCATAATTCATTTAAATATAAAAATGTGTCTTTAAGCTTCTTAGTCGATGCTAAGTTTGGTGGTAGTGTGCATTCTGGTACAAACAGAGAATTAATGATGAGAGGGTTGCATAAGAAAACTTTAAGAGGACGTGAAGACGGGTTAGTAGTTTCTGGTGCAGATAGCGAAACTGGTGAGTTGTTTTCTACTACAGTGGCTCCAGAAAATTTAAGATTTTTCTATGGATATATTGGTGCCGAAAGTGCAGGTATAGCAGAAGAATTTGTATACAGTACAGATTTTGTGAAATTTAGAGAGTTAAGTTTATCGTATAACATGTCTAAAGATATTTTGTCTAGTGTTTTTATAAACGAACTACGATTTTCTTTAATAGCTAGAAACTTATTTTACATCTATAAAGTTATAGATAATGTCGATCCAGAAGCTTCTTTAAATAATCTTAACTCACAAGGTATAGAGCGTTTTGGAGTGCCTTCAACCCAAAGTTTAGGTTTTTCTGTAAATATTAAATTTTAAAAAAAACACAAAATGAAAAAAATACTTATTTTATTAGCGGTAGTTGCAATATTTGGATCGTGTGATGAAGGTTTTGATGAACTTAATGTTAATCCCACAACTGCAACAGATTTAGATCCATCAACTAAATTAACATATATTCAATTATATACAGGCGGGAGTAGTTATGTTGCTACTTTGTTTTATGATGTAATTCATTTAATGCAAAATGTACAGCATCTTAATGCCACTTCTTATGTCTCTTTCTTATATCAAGAAGGAAGTACAAATCACTTTTTTGAAGAACAGTACCCAAACACAGTTAAAAATTTAATCGATTTAGAAACCGCTTTAGCCTCTAGTGAATCTTCTACAGCAGAAGTAGACTTAGCAATAGCAAGCGTGCAAAAGGTGCTTATTTTTAGTAGAATTACAGACCTGTATGGTGATATACCTTATACCGAAGCAGGTTTAGGTTATATAGAAGGCATACGTTTTCCTACATACGATTCTCAATCTGATATCTATTTTAGCATGTTGGAAACTTTAGATAGCGCTGCAACGGTATTAAGTGCAGGTGGAGAAAGTTCTTATGGCTCTGCAGACTTGTTATATGGTGGCGATACTACTAAGTGGAAAAAATTTGCAAATTCTCTTATGTTGCGTTTGGCAATGCGAATGGTAAAAGTAGATAATAGCGCTGCACAAGAGTGGGCAACAAAAGCTATAAGCGGTGGAGTTATGAGTAGTAACGATGATATTGCTTATGTACAATATGAAGATAATGCAGACGATTCTGGACCAAATGTAAATCCGCTTACAAAGTCTTTTTCCTCTAGAGCAGATGCTCAATTAAAAATTTCAGCAACACTTATGGATTATATGAAAGATAGAAACGATCCTAGAGTGTCTGTATTATTCTCAACAATTGATGGCGATACGTCTTTCGATTTACAATCGGGTCAGGATATAAATGATGATACTAGAGGTACTGCTAATTCTAAACCAAATATTAATATTTTCGGCGGTAGTGGTATTGTTATTTACGATGCTCCCTTATTCTATCAAACATATGCTGAAGTTGAATTTATGGTTGCAGAAGCAGCAGAACGTTGGGGACTTGGCGATGGCGATGTAGAGGCGCATTACAATGCGGGAGTAACGGCTGCAATGGACTATTTGTCTATGTATGGCAATGGGGTTGTTAGTATTACAGCAGATCAAATTAATACGTATTTAGAAGCAAATCCATTTGATGAATCTCAAGCATTAAAAATGATAAATGAGCAATATTGGATAGCAACTTTTGGAAATGGAATTGAAACTTTCTCAAATTGGAAACGATCTGGATATCCAGAATTGGTTGCTGCAGATGTAGCAGATTTATTAACAGGAGGCGAAATACCAAGAAGATTTCCCTACCCAAGTTCAGAAGAACTAAATAACCCAGACGCGGTTGCAGCGGCAATAGCAGCTCAAGGAGGCGATGGACTTCTAGATAGAACTTGGTGGGATGTAGAGTAATAAATTAAGGATTTAAAAATAAAAACTATTAATACTTAAGGTTAATAATATTCATGGTTTGTTTATAATTAATAGTTTAGGTGAGAGAAATTGGTTACTTCTCTCACCGTTTTTTAAATCTTATAAAATCAAAAAAATAGTACTTAATTTTTTTAAAAAACAGATAATAAAATGTACTTAGTTCTTAACTCTTTAAAGGTGTTTAATATATGAGCGCAACACTTATTTTGTTAGTAATAGCCTTGTATTTTGTGGTTTTACTTGTTATCTCTCATGTTGTTTCCAAAAACACTAGCGACGATTCTTTTTATACCGGAGACAGAAAGTCGCCTTGGCAAATTGTAGCATTTGGGATGATAGGTGCTGTACTTTCCGGGGTTACATTTGTATCTATACCGGGAATGGTTGGGACTAACTATTTTTATTATTTACAATTTGTGTTTGGAAATGTTGTAGGGTATGTGTTTATAACATACGTGCTTGTACCTATTTATTACGATCTAAAATTAGTGTCTATTTATTCTTATTTAGAATCACGTTTTGGTATTAAATCATATAAAACAGGCTCACTATTTTTTTTAATTTCCCAATCTTTTGGTGCTGCATTGCGGCTATTGCTTGCAGCTAAAATTTTACAGTATGCGGTATTCGATGCTTTTCATATACCATTCTTTGTTACTGTACTTATTATATTGATTTTAATCTGGTTATACACTCATAAATCTGGAATTAAAACTATAGTATGGACAGATACTCTACAAACCTTTTTCTTATTACTAGCTGTTGGTGTTACAATTTATGTAGTTAAAAACGCACTAAACATGAATCTTGTAGAGACTACTTCTGCGGTAATGAATCATAGGTATTTTAAAATTTTTAATTGGGATTTTAATTCAGGAAGCAACTTTTTTAAGCAATTTATTTCTGGCGTATTAATCGCTGTTGCTATGGTTGGTTTAGATCAAAATATGATGCAAAAAACGCTAACATGTAAAAACAAAAATGAAGCACAACGCAATATTTTAACCTTTAGTTTAGTGTTGGCTGTAACACAATTTTTGTTTTTAGGATTAGGCGTTTTGTTATATATGTATGCTCAAAATTTCGGAATACAATTGGAAGTGGAAAACGGAAAATTTATTAATACAGATACGTTGTTCCCTATGTTGTCTTTAAATCACTTCGGAACCATTGCTAGCTTAAGTTTTATATTAGGAATTACAGCAGCATCATTCTCAAGTGCAGATTCTGCTTTAACTGCTTTGACAACCTCATTTACTCACGACTTTTTAGATATTCAACATGAAAATTCTAAAGTGAAAAAAGCATTAAAGAACCGAGTATTATTTGGTTTTTCTGCAGTTATTTTTACAATAATTATGGTGTTTTCTCAAAGTAAAGGAAATGTAATTTCATTAATATTTAAGGTAGCAGGATATACTTATGGTCCCTTATTGGGATTATATATGTTGGGCATTTTTAGTACACTAAAAGTAAAGGACTCAGCAGTTCCTTTTATATGTGTGCTCATGCCTGTAGTTACCTATCTTTTAAATCATTATTTTATTCTTTGGTTCGATTTCGATTTCGGATTCATGAACATTTTTGTTAATGCTTTTTTAACAGTAATATGTTTAATCCTTTTTCGGGATAAAAAAAATATAAATTAAATTGAAACATGCTGAGTATGAAAAATAAACTAACAACAGAGCAAGCATCAGACTATAATAATTTAGAAAAAATGAGCACTAACGAGTTGCTTAGTAGTATGAATGTTGAAGATAAAACAGTGCCTTATGCTTTGGAACGAGCTGTGCCTGCTATTGAAAAATTGGTTGATGTTATACATGAAAAAATGAAAGCTGGCGGACGATTATTTTATATAGGAGCAGGTACTAGTGGCCGGTTAGGTGTGTTAGATGCTTCTGAATGTCCACCAACTTATGGTGTGCCTGACGATTGGGTAATTGGATTAATAGCTGGCGGAGATATCGCACTTAGAAAAGCCGTAGAGAATGCCGAAGATAATACCGATTTGGCCTGGGAAGATCTAAAAAAATACAATATTACAGATAAAGATGTATTAGTTGGTATCGCGGCATCTGGCACAACACCATATGTTATAGGTGGTGTACAAAAAGCTAAAGCACATAATATAATTACCGGTTGTGTAACTTGTAATGCAGATTCCCCATTGTCCCTAGAGGTAGATTATCCTATAGAAGTAGTTGTTGGACCTGAATTTGTTACAGGAAGTACAAGAATGAAAGCTGGTACAGCTCAAAAATTAGCCTTAAACATGATCTCTACAACTGTCATGATAAAACTTGGTCGTGTAAAAGGGAATAAAATGGTTAATATGCAATTGTCTAATAAAAAACTGGTAAAACGGGGTGTTAAAATGATTGTTGACGAACTCGGGATTGATGAGAAGTTGGCTAAAACATTATTGCTAAAACATAACAGTGTAAGAAATGTAATTAACGAATTTAATAACTCTAGTTATGAATAAAATGTTCATCATTGGTGTATTACTCTTAACTTCATTAGGGTTTTTTCCAAATCCATATAACATTGAGAGCAAAAGCCCTAAAGAAAAATGGGTAGATAGTATATACAATAGTATGTCTTTACAAGAAAAGGTTGGGCAATTATTCATGGTAGCGGCATATTCTAATAGGCCTAAAAGCCATGTCGATTCCATTCAAAATTTAATAAAGAAAAATGGCATTGGCGGCTTAATTTTTTTTCAAGGAGGTCCTGTGCGTCAAGCTAAATTAACAAATACCTATCAATCCCTATCTAAAGTCCCTTTGTTAATTGGCATAGATGCAGAATGGGGCTTAAATATGCGGTTAGATAGTACATCTGGATTTCCGTATAACATGACCCTTGGAGCAATTCAGGATGACGCTGTAATAAAAGCAATAGGACAGCAAATAGGTAAACATTCTAAGCGTTTAGGTGTACATTTAAATTTTGCACCTGTAGTAGATATTAATACTAATGCTAATAATCCTATAATTGGTGTTCGCTCGTTTGGCGAAGATAAATTTAATGTTACCCAAAAAGCTATAGCATTCACAGAGGGTCTGCAAAGCGAGGGGGTTTTGGCGTGTGCTAAACATTTTCCTGGACATGGAGATACAGCTACAGATTCGCATAAAACATTACCGGTAGTAAATTTTTCAGAAGAAAGAATACAAAATGTAGAGTTCTATCCTTATAAAGCATTATTTAAAAAAGAGGTTGCTGGTGTTATGGTTGCTCATTTAAGTGTGCCTAGCCTAGAGGCAGAACCAGGGTTGCCCTCTTCATTATCTTATAATATTGTAACAAATATTCTAAAGGGCCAATTAAACTATAAAGGCTTAGTATTTACAGACGCTTTAAACATGAAAGGAGCAGCAAATTTTAAAGCGCCAGGCGATGTAGATTTAGCTGCTTTTAAGGCGGGTAATGATGTATTACTTTTTACCAATAACTCTACAAAAGGGATTTTAAAAATTGTTGAAGCTTATAATAACAACGACATTTCTGAAGCACGTTTAGCGCATTCCGTAAAAAAAATATTAGGTGCAAAATACGATGTTAATTTAAATAAGTTTAAACCTATCGAGATTGAAGGTTTAATAAGTGATCTAAATTCTGATGCAAATGTAGACTTAAATAAAGCTGCGATGAGTAAGGCAATAACCATTTGTAAAAATCAAAATAAGATTTTACCAATTCAGAAAAAATCTGCAGAAAACATAGCGTTTTTAAAATTGGGAGATGGGGATTCAAAACCGTTTTTTAATGCTTTGCAATCAGAACTTAATGTCTATAATATTTCAGATTTAGAAGCATCTGTACGATTAAAAGAACAAAAAAAATATGATAAGGTAATTATTAGTTACCATAGATCTAATTACCGAGATGTAAAAAAAATATCTGCAGAAGACAAGATGTTAATAGAACAGATTGCTAAGAGTAATCACGTTGTTTTAAATGTATTTGCAAGTCAGTATTGTTTAAAAGAATTGCTTTTAGAACATGTTGAAGGTTTAATTATCTCTTATGAAAATACAGATGTTGCTCAACTTACTTCAGCTCAAATTTTAGTGGGTAAAAAAGAAGCTGTTGGGAAATTACCTGCCTCCATTAATGCGGAATTAAAATAAAATTAAAGTCATTTATATTATGATTATTAGGTTTAGTCTACTAGTGTTAATAGTTGCTTGTGTGTCTTGTAATAGTGTTACAAAACATAAAACAGTTAATAGTAATACCTTTAAAAAAGACACTATAATTCGTGTAGGTGCAAACCAGACTACAGAATATTTGCCCTTACTAAAAGGGAAAAGAGTTGGTATTACCGCAAATCAAACTAGTGTTATCTTTAAATCAGACACTCAGTTAGAATACACGCATTTAGTAGATTCTTTATTACTACTCAATATAGATGTGAAAAAAGTGTTTGCACCAGAACATGGATTTCGTGGTCAAGCAGATGCTGGCGAACACATTGCAGATGGTACAGATGCTAAGACGGGATTGCCTATTATATCGCTCTATGGTGCAAATAGTAAACCTTCCAAAGCGAATTTAGAAGATATAGATGTTATGGTTTTCGATATTCAGGATGTTGGTGTGCGTTTTTATACCTATATATCTACGTTACATTATATTATGGAAGCTTGTGCCGAATTGAATATTCCTGTGGTTGTACTAGATCGGCCAAATCCTAACGGTCATTATATTGATGGGCCTATACTTGAAGAGGACCTTAAAAGTTTTGTAGGGATGCATCCTGTTCCAGTAGTTTATGGAATGACTATTGGGGAATATGCAAAAATGATTAATGGTGAAAAATGGTTAAAACAAGGTGTTCAGTGTGATTTAACAGTAGTTAATCTAAAAAACTATGCACACCATTTAGGGTATAATTTGCCTATTAAACCTTCTCCGAATCTCCCAAATGCTGTTGCTGTTAATTTGTACCCAAGTCTTTGTTTTTTTGAAGGCACAACTGTGAGTTGTGGTAGGGGCACAGCTATGCAATTTCAAGTTTTTGGAGCGCCTACATTACCAAGTTCAATATTCGAATTTAGTTTTACTCCTCAGCCAAATTTGGGTTCTAAAGCTCCAAAATATAAGGGAGAACTTTGTTATGGAATGGATTTAAGACGTCAAGTAAAACTACACGATTTAAATTTAGAATGGTTAATCACAGCTTACCATTCGTCTTTAGAAAAAGAGGTGTTTTTTAATGCTTTTTTTTCAAAATTGGCAGGTACTAAAACCTTACAAAAACAGATAGAAAACGGATTATCTAGTCCTGAAATTAAAGCTAAATGGCAATTAGGTCTTAACGCATTTAAAAATACAAGAGCAAATTATTTGCTGTATAAATAATTTATAAGTAAAACTTAAAGTTTAAAACAAAAAATAAAAGATTATGCTAAAAAGTAGTATAGACAAAGCGACAGGATTTGAAAAGCGCTTCGAGAACATCGGGACAGTTGTTTATGAAGATTCAAATTCAGGGTCTAAAGCTGTAGCTAAGGAAATCGCCGAATTAATCCAAGTAAAAGCCTCACAGAAACAGCCTTGTATATTAGGATTAGCCACAGGCTCTTCACCCAAAGGCTTATATGCAGAATTGGTACGTTTACACAAAGAAGAAGGCTTAAGTTTTAAGAATGTAATTTCTTTTAACTTGGATGAATACTATCCTATGGAGCCAGACTCTGTAAACAGTTATGTACGATTTATGAACGAGTTACTGTTTAATCATGTCGATATTTTACCAGAAAACTGTCACATTCCAGATGGAACATTAGCCAAAGAAGAGATTGCAGATTATTGCGATGCTTACGAGTCAAAAATAGAAGCTTTAGGCGGAATAGATTTACAAATATTGGGAATTGGAGGAAATGGCCATATTGGTTTTAACGAATCGGGATCACTACAAAACTCAAAAACGCGATTAGTCGCCTTAGACCACATTACCAGAGTTGCAGCCAGCAGCGATTTTTTAGGATTAAACAACACCCCAAGAACAGCCATTACATTGGGTGTTAAAAAGATTATGGAAGCCCAACGCGTAATATTAATGGCTTGGGGCGAAGGGAAATCTAACATTATAAAACAATCTGTAGAAGGGCAAGTAACTAACTTGGTACCAGCGTCTTTTTTACAAGAACACGATAATGTAACCTTTGTATTAGACAAGGAATCATCTTCTAAACTAACACGAGTAAATACACCTTGGTTGGTAGAAAAAATAGAATGGACGGATAAGTTAGTAAGAA is a window of Formosa sediminum DNA encoding:
- a CDS encoding DeoR/GlpR family DNA-binding transcription regulator produces the protein MKKKERHRKLIDQISINRKVSSRFLSETLDVSEDTIRRDIKELHEKGLITKVHGGAMSNVQKLYHYNEDVIYNRENKITIAQKASTLIHNNMVIIISGGTTNLMLAKLLPKHLKLTVYTYSLPIAMQLTEHPLVETIFIGGKIHKNSMVTIGIDVIQFLSNIRAHLCFMGVSGLDLQTGVTDEGYEVSLIKKAMIKAADHIVYLTTSNKLNLRQGYDVCNLKDIDTVVTELDIKNTQLNAYISAGVNLL
- a CDS encoding acyltransferase family protein; its protein translation is MNTSNRLVALDVLRGITISFMILVNTPGSWSYVYSPLRHADWHGCTPTDLVFPFFLFIVGVSVWFSFSKYNSKVSKGLVLKVIRRAVIIFLLGLFLNLFPFFDVENVRIYGVLQRIAIAYGVAAILCLAFSKQTLIYVLCGILLGYWGLLYFGAETNPYTLQDNVVRAFDLFLVGENHIYKGFGIPFDPEGLLSAIPAIGTVILGYLIGGVVSEHESLLFKIRKLCLLGFVLVLMGVAWNFVFPINKALWTSSYVLYTAGLAILLLAALLLIIDYKGYGKWFKPFVHFGTNPLFIFVFSGLYVKTISYLIQVPAGAHGEKISGYKYLYEHIFADFAGNMNGSLLFALVHIILFWFICFVLYKNKIFVKI
- a CDS encoding SusC/RagA family TonB-linked outer membrane protein — its product is MKNYCIQLITIVVLFFAQSAFAQLVTVSGNVAEKGADMPLAGVSVVIEGTSKGAITDFDGNFSIQADATAGKTLKFSFMGFKSVSIQLTGGDQTINLAMEEDATSLDEVVVTALGIKREKKSLGYSITKVGGDDIAEVKTVSAVNSLQGKVAGVNISTGSGGASSSSRVVIRGASSLTGDNQPLYVVDGIPIINNTSSSVVGPTNDGTGDGGDDISSINPDDIESVSVLKGSSAAALYGSLASNGVIMITTKSGKGQTGLGVEYSSSFTFDRINTGLQDMQTKYGQGVNNLKPGYEYDDNGNAIEMSEEDAINDSYAYTLQSWGALMDGSLVYNWDGEKRPYSYQGSNLDKFYDTGTTAVNTLALTKGGDGYNYRFSMTNLDNKDIFPGTTLNRKSFSLNASAKINPKLTSTINAKYMIEKTHNRINLGDTPGNANTVAYVLPGSLDINDLKPGSNEDGTELSFQPSEFITNPYWVVNNFNNDDQKNRFTGSTVLQYDVTDWLYILGRAGIDTYDLSRTNVTPFGTAYQPAGQMTQSKSTYTSVNSDLMVGIERPITSKISSNSIFGANSRTNTFEQLSATGYNFIVEGLEDLNNTTLPVPTNSYYKTKTNSLYGSVELDYEKFLYLTFTGRNDWFSTLSYPGKDTPNNDFYWSLSSSLLLSDLLTLPDAFNYTKVRASYAQVAGGASDAYSLNLDYAISGSFQGQSYGAINSTSIPNPDLTPFQKTEYEFGLESNFFNNRLGIDFAYYSNKTTNDIVTASASEASGYSSAILNIGELSNKGVEFLIRGTPVQTEHFSWNTSFNMGYNDSEIVHTDDENTSINVDGSESRSGTAIIAHIVGENYGVIYGSSYERDNDGNIVYDNTGSIPKPVQGENKILGQGVAPYTLGFHNSFKYKNVSLSFLVDAKFGGSVHSGTNRELMMRGLHKKTLRGREDGLVVSGADSETGELFSTTVAPENLRFFYGYIGAESAGIAEEFVYSTDFVKFRELSLSYNMSKDILSSVFINELRFSLIARNLFYIYKVIDNVDPEASLNNLNSQGIERFGVPSTQSLGFSVNIKF
- a CDS encoding SusD/RagB family nutrient-binding outer membrane lipoprotein, with translation MKKILILLAVVAIFGSCDEGFDELNVNPTTATDLDPSTKLTYIQLYTGGSSYVATLFYDVIHLMQNVQHLNATSYVSFLYQEGSTNHFFEEQYPNTVKNLIDLETALASSESSTAEVDLAIASVQKVLIFSRITDLYGDIPYTEAGLGYIEGIRFPTYDSQSDIYFSMLETLDSAATVLSAGGESSYGSADLLYGGDTTKWKKFANSLMLRLAMRMVKVDNSAAQEWATKAISGGVMSSNDDIAYVQYEDNADDSGPNVNPLTKSFSSRADAQLKISATLMDYMKDRNDPRVSVLFSTIDGDTSFDLQSGQDINDDTRGTANSKPNINIFGGSGIVIYDAPLFYQTYAEVEFMVAEAAERWGLGDGDVEAHYNAGVTAAMDYLSMYGNGVVSITADQINTYLEANPFDESQALKMINEQYWIATFGNGIETFSNWKRSGYPELVAADVADLLTGGEIPRRFPYPSSEELNNPDAVAAAIAAQGGDGLLDRTWWDVE